The Alnus glutinosa chromosome 1, dhAlnGlut1.1, whole genome shotgun sequence region AGACTGACAaataattttgacaaaaaatatatttctgaaaaatgacttccctaaaaaatattttacaataaaaatcattttacactgaaacaaaCATAGCATCAAAATCCAATTTGCATAAAACTTTACCGGGTTCGGATAAACCAAATGACACAGGGTAGGCTTCAATTATTCGACTCATTGTCCCTTTCTTGCTGATCTTATTATGGCGAGACATAGTTCAACTACTCCATATGGTGACGCATTGCATATTTTAGTGACCCCTTCCAAgcgatttattttttaaaaataaatcaataaaaagtcatttataatttatgaactttcattacttttgaaagaaggtacctaaattttaaaacgtctcaatttagggtatttatgttgtagaaagtttcaatctcaatcctcagttataattttctgttaaatcatgtcaaaattttcaaaataccaatcatttttttttaagaaaaaaatttgctaagatttaggtattggttagaatttaaagaaatttacaaaaatactcgtGCTTAAATCTTTgacaatttttataattttttaaaaaataaacacaatggtatatttgaaattttgataagatttaatggaaaattttaacaaattactgaaattcaaactttttgaaaaatggataccctatattgagactttttaaaatttaggtacCTCATTTTCAAAAGAGTGAAAGTTCAAGAGTTACAAATAAAGTtctctcttttaatttattgaGTATCCAAAGAATGCCAAAGTTTATGACTATTTTTGGTGCccgtaattttattttattttatttatttatttttaataattttctatcTACATACgttatttttactctttttttttgttttcttctaatcTCAAAGCCTAATCAAGATGTTCGTCCTTATGAACCGTCAACCAAATCTCAACAATCCAAACAAAATTTGATGGCTGATTGACAGAATGGAATAAAGCAAgataattaaatagaaaaaaataaataaagaataaagaatagaaTATGCATGTATAAAAAGATGCTAGAAGGAGCCCGAGCTGGTCCGTCGCAATTGGTATTTGGGCATCGGAGTTGGATTTGAAGATAAGAGCATCTCCATTTCCTGCAACATAAGCATCAACAAGGGACAAGTTAAGACAAAACAATTATTGGCAAGCCCTCTTTGTCCAACTCATGGCTTACTAATCAATATttcaatttgaatgaaaataaaatgacGTGGAACTTATTTATTGGCATCcgtaccatttttttttatttatttattgtttcgaTTCTCTCCGATGAATAAGTTTCACATcatcttatttttattcttagtACCAATCTTATGATAAAATATTTAGTACTCCCAACATTTCTTAATCCATGTTACGAGGGATGCACGTTTTtccgttgattttttttatcaaccATTGAATCTTGGTTGCGCATAAATCTACCAAGAAACAAATATGATTAAACAAGTAGAAGAGAATGCATGTGCACATGAATCCACTTGAATGATCTTGGTAATGTAAACTAAAACCAATGGCATTGTTAACATTTGTTACAATTCTAAGTGTCTCATATTGGTCAAGACTTATATTGAAAACCGGCTTGTAAGTGTCTCATACTGGTTGAAATTATACTAAAAATCGGCTTGTGAAAGGAAAATGTCtaaatatttatatacacaCGGGTAAAATTGCACCTAACGGATGCGGAAGGACCATAAAAGGTATGAATATTACCTTTTGCATTTTGAGCAAGCTATTTGTTTTCCTTAGGTGAAACACTTCATGCTCCAGCTCGTTGGTATAAGCCTTagataatcaaaacaaaaaagaaactcaTAATTATCATAAATGCTTATCGACAGTAAACTCAAGTAGATCATAAATCCTCCATTgataccaaaaaagaaaaaaagaaaagaaaggaaaatggtCTCCATTGTCCAATAATTTACCTGCTTCCTTGCCCTTGACCTGGCAGCTGACTCACGGTTCTTGATCATCCTCTTCTGCCTCCTCTCAATAGTCTTCTCCATCATCTCATCAGAGCGTCTGCGCTTCCTATCAGCCACCACCTGAGAACCTGAAGACGTCGATGATATTGCCGGCATCGGCATTGATATACCCAGTTGGTTGTCGGAGTAACCAATATCCACAACTCGGTTCTCGTACACTGATTGATCAGAAAAATCGAAATTTGAATCGAGCGGTGCCATCTGCTGTTCCTGCTGGACGGCTGTGATTTGAAACTGCAACGAATCTGTCTGCTGAGACACCATAACGGCCATCGGATCAATTCCCATTATTGGCCGGGAATTAACAACACCGGCGCGAACTAAAAACTCCTCGAGGGTTGTTTCTCCAAGAGTTGATTTTTTCTGAATCATCGACCGGTTGTCCACCTCATTCACAATGTCCTTCCACATCTCATCAACCGTCTTCTTACTCAAAGTTCCGTTCAAATTAAGATTCCCAAGGAAGAATGAAGCAGAggatgaggaagaagaagggtttGGCACTATCTGCCCTTCTTCTTCAACCCATATGATATTCCTCAGTAACTCATCCAAATTCATACAATTCAAAGGTTTGCCTACATTCCCCAATTGGGTTTGGACCTCATCAAATGTGAGATTATACAGTGAGCTCTGTCTGGCCAGAGGAGACGATTGCGGGCCCTGAACTTTATTTGGGAACACCATTGTTCTATCAGCCATTTCACCATTACTAGATTTGCATGACCTGTAGGGTATTTCAAAGGCAACCCATTTCCCGGAGCAAGTAGACAATGCTAGATATCATGGGAGTCAAATATAATGCTAACAAAATTGAATGACTAAGGTACGTACTAGGAAATCAGACCATTCTGATGGGTTACGATGAAAATGTTGGAGGGAGCTAGGGAAGTGAAGAGTGAAATAATGCTGAGAGCACATAAACATAAAGACGCTTCTAATAAGCGAAATGATCCGGTCGGCGCCGATTTGTTGAAAACGATCctattttagagagagagagagagaaagagagttgtTATCTCAACAGCCACTCCTGATTTCCATGCTATTTTGGGGGGAATATAGAGCTGATTTTCATGACCCAAACAATATGAAAGCCCTACACATTTCTCAATTCTCTCCCTCGCCCTCGCTGTATGTATATAGCAATTCCTCTGGATTTGGTTTTCTCGCTGTTTTACAGTTGCTTCCACATGAGAGAGGAAAGAGGTGACCGTTGAGGCAGTTATTTGGGCTTACTTTCCCATTTTAGCCTGCTCAAAATAGTAAGACACGATCTAGCCCAGCCCACTACTAAATTGGATTTGAAGATTTACCACTCTCTttctctaactctctctctctgcctttttttctttcttcttcttcttcttcttcttttttttttaaaaaaaaataaaataaaattggatacTATAACTAATTCAAAGTTAGGTGGGTGCCATATTAAGGATCATATAAAATTTGGTTATTTTTAGAATGCTTTATTTGGAAAGTATCTAAATAACCTAATTTTTGTAGCACAACtattatatatttgaaaatttgtgttattcatttattttgcaGACGAATTTAATTAAGTAATAACTTTTATACTTTTGAATATAAAGAttattgcttcttctttttcttttctttttttttttaaaaaaaaaatccatttgatACAAACCTCGTGTAtaattcacttttaaaaatcTATTTACAAATAAATGATGTCCAAGAGCTTACATTCACATTATTAAGACACTTAGTATCGTAACATATTACCACTCTTTCAAATCTGATATCTATAGCGACCCCTTTATCTTATAGATAGCTTCATTTGGGATTCGAACTTGTGATGTGGTGCATGACTTTGATGCCAAATGATACAAACATCAAATAGAACTCACAATCGAAAACTAACTTGTAAAAGGAAGGATGTCCAAAAACTTGTATACACATGATTAAGATCATAACACCGTTATGATTATTAATGATGAGAGGGTCAACTACATTACTAATAGaataaataatgataaaaataatatgacCAGCAAATGGTAAATAAATATACTATTGAGTATTTGATCTCTCTGGTCATATGACACTATATGGCTTGTTTGACGATGTTTTGAAGAAGTTTTTGCTTTTTAGCTAAAAAGGGAAAGTAGTGAAAAACAACTCAAgttacaaaatattaaaaattactttcatatttatgtcacatcaaaacattttttcaaccaaaaaaataccttaaaaaaatgttttatcaaACGATCCTAGTATATTTCGTTATAATAGCCAAAATCAAGGCTAGTTATACATCAAGGGTGTTGTTAGacatattataaatttatttacaaactgatgtTGCTGTCCATAATTGATAAGATGTTTAAGAGTATATCatgattgaaaaatataaaaaaataattcttgttACGGCcattacaacttttattacaaattgtCGAACAAACTAACATGAACCTAAACTTATGATcgataaaaattataatacccaTAACATCATTCTTGGTTGGAACAATCATTCATTAATATGGACTTTGTAGAGCGAGCATTCCCAACAGCTTTCCTATAGCCCATTCACTTTCCTACATAtaggaaaaatgtcaaaaaaattacaaaaaatcacCGATAACAAATACCTTATTAGTACTCTAAGCATTGAGAATATTACAGTTTTACTCAATATATAAGAAACCAAAAGagttttcttatttattattttaatacaaaatatttttattttctttctcatcTCTCAACTCTCGTCTCTTTGTTTTTATTGGGGgttgtgttgaaattttgtggaaaaaattgataacaaaaaataacaaaagctaTTATGAAGAAATGTGATGGgattttgaaaatgcaaaaaaaagtgtaggaaaCAGCGATGGGTGATATGCTTGCTGAGTGTCCCCACAGCTTAATGCAACAAAGCAATCAACACTTTTGGAGGTGCTCCATTACCAATTAATAAAGTTGAAAAGCCTCAGCCGGAAAATTAAAGCCTAAAGGGGTCCAAAGTGGATTGGTTGCCTTGATTGCCCCCGGTATCCACCTCCCTATCTATGGGAGGTCTGGTGCCTTCATGGCACACGCATTTTCTTTTTGGCTGTCAACCCCATTACCTCCTTTAGCCCccaccttttttattattattattttattttaataaagacaTTGTAGGCGCTTTAAAGAGCTAATCTTATATTGAAAAGATGAATTAAATACAATGAGGAGGTGAATTATAAAGATGTTAcgagtgctaagtctcacattagcTTTTTAGTAGGTAAGACcgagttttataagtgattttaggaagctctaattgtaatttgactatcttttatAGAGTGATAGAGCAAATGTGACTCTAATTAGTTATACTTTATTTGTTTCGGCgtacaatattttttgtattcttATGTGTTTGGTTCGAccgaaaaataataatcaaaccgataatatttttagtttgatcgaacaagcttctttaattttgaaaaatgttttctaactttaaaattttgtaaatcatttttttagatTAAGCTTTTCCTTCTACATTTGTCGAAATTGTCGAAAGTCACCGGCCGTTTTACGAGCCAAACACTtcaaaaaggataaaaaataaaaaataaaaaaaaatagagaaatctggttgaaaatatttttattcgAAACACATTTTACGTTATAGAAAACAGAGcttcatataaaataaatattaaatataaattgccgTAATTTTGATGGTACTCTTCGCCTGGATTGTCCTTTTCTAAGCCAAATGTTGCCTTGTCAATGTCATGGCACAGGCGACAAGCGGTTGAAGATTTTGGCCATGGCACCTAGTCAAGggtctctttctttcttgagaGCTATATTCTCTGGTATAAATAATGCTCtgccctttcttttcttttttattttttatttttattttttattttatgatcttTGAGAATCCTTCGTCTGTAGCTGTACGTACAAAATTCTCTACACATGTTTGGTTCAAATGGTTTAGCCACTTTCAAATGCACTTTTAGACTTTAGGCCACACCACAAATAGAAGGCATCTCCAATAATGGCTCACAAACTTTGTCCTCTTGGACCACCAAATTAGCATACAATTAATATTAATAGAGTAAATGGGTTCTTCTTGATTACAAAGTAACAATCACTAATAGAGATTAGAGAATGAATCAAACATGATTGCCGAATGCTTTTCTATTGCATGTGCATTCCTCATATGAACACACCATGCTATAAAATGCGTCTCGGGGGAATATCcttaggcatatatatatagttgtccGACCACTCACCTAATATTGTATGTTAAAAACTAAACACGTACAAAAGAACATATATAAAACTCCCTTGTTTTATTTCTCTAAACCACTATGTGTCCATTTAGTTTAGTGGTTTTAAAATGCATATTATAAAAagaacaataattttaaaacgtagttaagcgtttgataaaatagtgattcaacttttaaaattgtggaTTTAAAACAagtcattttacatttttctttttctttttttaaaacgtgTATTTCACCTGTGAAAATTACGAGGCCAAACACGTACAATATTTGACTTATACTTCCCCAAGGGCTAGGTAGCTTATGTGCCATGTATCTCTTCTTAAAGGAGAGGAACAATGAGAATGGACTTTAGGAATAATAGTAGTACAAGCACGGGCATCCAACAAAGGTAAGGAATTTCggattttttgaaagtgttatTTTTTTGCCTAGCCATAGCAGGCATGCAACTTGCCTTTTCTTATAGAAGAGAAAACATGGTACCACATCAATTCGTACGTTGTTTGGTAATGGACCATTAAATATTGTAAGTTCATATAATGTTAGTGTCCTAGggtttaattaatattgtgaATCAGCACGTTACTTTAGGGATCTGAAAAGACtcaagaaaaatgataattatATCTATACTATTACTTTAAAATGAGTAGTTAAGTTACAATTAAGAATGTAAAGCTGAGCACCCACAAGTATCGTTATAATTCATCAActtaattaatgtaaaatacGAGACCAACTTTTTAAAGTGTCACACAATCTCTATGCCATTTTCGGGtccaattagaaagaaaatatcCCTAATCTTTTTGGCCAAATTATTAATACTCTCTTTTTGCTATACTTAAGAGCCTTAACATGGGACTTCTTTGATACACTTTGCGTGTACTTTACGTCGATGTTTTAGCCGATATATGTACAAAGCCAAAGGCATACTACTTTCAATctagaaataagaaaaagaaaaagaaaaagaaaaagaaaaagaaaaaaaaggctgaTTTGTTCATATTTTAGGTTATCTCTAATGTTTGAGATATGTTTGGGAAGCAAAGAAAACAAGGTCTTTAGATCCCGTACGTGAGTGGTGGGAACAATGGAGGTAAAAGGTGAAAGAAGACAAACAATTTCCGCGTAGACGCATTAAAGCAAAAGCCAACTCCCTCTTGCGTGACCTAATTTTTAGGTGGTGGCCGGGGTGGGTGCCCTTACACCTGTGCATGCCGGATCGCACTCACGCACGCACACGCTCTTAAATTAAACCCATCCCGGTTAGATAGCAAACAAACGCAATTCTTTTGTCTTCTCAGTTCTCACTTTACTTAACTAAACTTTTCCCTCACGTCTTTTTCTTAATAACTAAGGCTTAATGcttaaaatattgaattaaaattatgttaaattattaattatttcaaaatttaacgATGCGGGCGAGACAAAAGATctatttagttttatattttatttaatttttaagaattaaataTGTTGTTTTGTAACAAGAAATGCTAAatattcaaacatttttttatagaattCAATTACAATTtcatgtgtcacaatcccatgaaatatattattttaagaagtgtaccacaatctcatagaattgtgacacatcaaattaaaactaaattctgaaataaaaaatacattaaaatatctaacatttttcttttgtaattcgaTACTCGGCTTGGCCCAAGAGTAATCAAATTATAAAGGTAATGTAATTAGTTATGATTTGAATTATCGTCATTAAAAAAAGTGTCTTTAATCAGAAAAACCATACATAACCCCCCCTCCCAATCATGCTTTCTCAGTGGAGGTAATCATGTATCCATAAAAGCTTGCATTAGCGAAACGACCAAGCTAGCATCATTTGGTTACCACGTAGCAATACAAttcttcctttccttctcttcttccctttttttttttttttttccgtcaTTTTTGACCTTTACCTTTTACCTTCAAATGCGAAGTTGACACAACACTTTCTTGTCCGTTCAGGTTTTTTAAAAGTGACGTGTACCAGCAGAACCAAAGAGAGAATATGCCGCAAATGGCGGCTCCTACGGCCACGTGTAGAGTATATTCTCCAGCTCATCGCCACAGAATCATAGATCGTTTCAACATTCCAAAAGCGTTAACTTTCTTATTCATTGAGCTGACCGCTGAGTATAGGATCGGGATCCCCTGCATTGAAAAACAGAATTGACATCAGGAAGGACGAGTCTTGTTACACAGGGACACTCATCTATTCTTTATGAatctctttttaataaaaaaaattaatttttattaaaaagttgacTCTAATGTAACATCAGAACcaacattttaataaaaaatattttttttattataaatgggtgTTGGGGGACAGATGAGTGTCCCCCAGCAAGCATTTCCCCAAGAAGGACAGCAGTAGCTTTCCCATACAAAGGTGTGGCATGGGAAACTCATGAACTTAATAATCTGATAATCACACAAGATTGACGTATCTCATTAGTTTTCTCGAATTTCTTTTTCACCATCCCATCATCAACTAGCTGAAGAGCTAGTAATGTTAATTGAAGTGCAAACCTCTGTACCCACAATATGACTAATTGAACCgcaactaaattttcttttagctGCATTCTCACCTCTTCTTTATCTTTGCTTTCTGGAACCATTCCTCCTTGTTTTGGGATAGATTCCACTTTCTCTTTTAGGGTTCCttacttttcttgttttttaatgttgtacttattaaaaagaaaaaaaaaaataaaaaaaatactttagcCTTTAGCCTCCTGAACTAtggatatattttgataaatgttATACACAATCTCAATTCTATGCCATTAGATTTTGAACGATCAATGATTACTATCGAATTTtagattcaatgataatttttactgtcacgtcagGGAGTACACATTTGAGAGTGTGAGAGTGAAAGTGTGGAACGTggatatcatttctcatatatttcTATATACgcctccaaactttaaaaagcaACATTGACATTTTTACATTTTCTTCTCAACATACCTTTAAAGTTATTACAAAATAACCATATGAAAAagcttaaaattattattattattattattattattttaaaaaagaaagctgaaaaaacaaaaataggcGGCTCTTTTCTTATTAGCCTAATCATTTTGTTTTGAGTGTTtgttaatgctatatatatatatatatatatatatatatatatatatatatatatatatgaagaagtCCTAAAAAGGATTGTCAAACCAGCCCACTTAAGTTCTACGTGAAAAACATATCACAAGAATGAGTGATTAATATAACACAACTAATTGGACTCGTTGAATTAGGTAATGTTCTAGTACTGTAATCTCATTGAAAGAgctctctaaaaaataaatctttcaAATACATTTTTCTTGACGCAAAGCCAAAATCAGATGCCTTTCGATCGACCTACTGGTGTTGGACCAATTATGATCTTTTAATctcttttcttcatcttcttttaaGAAGCATGGAGGAGTTTAGTAAGATTAAGCAGCAATAAtctttgggatttgattcatgcactacaccatcacaacaagtgtacaacaacccatcacatgagggtggaccccagtgtgcagttgttgtgtggtgttgtaaatttaacatttttcataatcTTTAGGGAAAATCTACCAAGAGCTATGATCTCACCCAGATATCAAGAGGCCCATATCTATAGAATTGAGAGAATCTTTAAAGGGTGAACTCTAAAGATTGAATGATGATGTCTGTTAGGATTGAGATTCACAATAATTAGCTGTtcaaattattagtaatttgaTTATTTAAATAGTTATTACGAGATAATTGATGTAAAACTCTCCTAACCTAATCGATGACCGGCCTAAATTTATTTGGATTACTGAATTTTATGTGCTACCTCAATGTTGTTGATCTTAACTTGCTCTCTTGGTGTGTCAGTGTATTACTACTCTTCGCTCAATTCCCCAACAATTGGCAATGTTCTTGTTTGActttcaatattaaaaaaattgaacctTTCTGacatataggttttttttttttttttttttttttttttttttttttttaatgaagtatTTATTCAATTAATTTCCCATGTAATTCTTAAATTTAAACACacattttgtttaaatttgaactctttattattatcttgtttttttccaaatttgaaccTACCTTTCTTGATACATCTAATGTGGCGTCTAAATTGTGGAATCTAATATTCTCCGAACATTcacattttcattaatttgatgcTCGAAAATTTGGATTTTTCATGAATGTGACTATTCTCATGtcgaataatgattcaatgccacataaatatacaacttttcacccccttactactttttgagtttttttattttttaaaaataaattaaagtgggggactaccttgccacatagacaaggtggtggaaagttgtatatttaagtggtagtgaatcattactcatgcATCTATATTACTTGCAATATAGATAGAACCTACTTACAACAAGAAGTAATTATGTATGGTAGAGTTTATCGAAAATCAATTCACCCATTTAAACGTCAAAGCATTTGatcaaaataaacattttaGGATTGACATCTAACTATTAGATAGAATGATTTCTCTCAtcgaaaaattgaaaacaaaaaacaaaaacaatagagTGATATGTTGCTTCAAATTATGTGTCCAAGTATTGTCACTTGAAATTATGAGACATGTTAATCAATATTAAGGTCCAAACTTCAACCAAATTAGCATCTTCAATGATATAATTCGTAAGTTCAAATTAATTTTGCAAATACCACGAGAGCGTTAAATATTGAATCCTCAATGTATAATTAGAggtttatttctttgtttgtttttttttgtttgttttttttttttttttttcattacaaaaaactctgcatttaatgacgtgtctacagtaaattattttttgacacctcactaattagtgacgtgttgGATTTAAAGGTCACTAAATTAGTGGCATGTTGGATTCAGCACACCACAAATTTACTGGCGTGTTAGTTAGACACGCCACAAATTTGTGGCGTGTTAGCCACTAAATTTCATAGAACCGGCGCGGTTCTCCCTATTTTCTCCTGCAACAAAATTttcctctctctcactctactctctctcttctctcgctctcatctctctctctcccacccAGCTCAGACACCAGCCACCACCGACGCCGTCCACCCCCGGTCGCCCAAGACCTCTGACACCGTCCATCCGTAAGGTTAGTGACTccgttttttcttcttttctttctttagcaaaaaaaaatcatgcataaATGCCTAGATTTAGAATTTGATATATAGCTATGGAATTcttattcttatatatatatatatatataaaataataaaaaatcagatattcattcattcaaaaaaattaaaaatttgtaattcattatgaaaaaatattttaaaaatcccAATCTTAGAAAGAGGAAAAGAtgtaggaaaaaatattttaaaaaattcataaaggCTCAAATGTAAAAAGATCTTgttgaattcaaatttttggTCTTTGTTCGGCCGTTATGGTTTTGTACttttgttcatttatttatatatgtcaATGAGTTGACCACTTTTATAGTCATTAATCAttacataaacatatatagatATTAATACTGtgttttctttggattttaGCTCACTTGtggcattttatttttatttgcataatttttgttttgtttattaatCAAATGGGTCTATAATAGTCATGTGTATTTCAGTATTTATAAGTTTGAAAAtaatggcaaaaaaaataaggaGCGGAACTATGTGTATTTACGGGACGACTGGGCGC contains the following coding sequences:
- the LOC133871323 gene encoding ABSCISIC ACID-INSENSITIVE 5-like protein 2, with the translated sequence MADRTMVFPNKVQGPQSSPLARQSSLYNLTFDEVQTQLGNVGKPLNCMNLDELLRNIIWVEEEGQIVPNPSSSSSSASFFLGNLNLNGTLSKKTVDEMWKDIVNEVDNRSMIQKKSTLGETTLEEFLVRAGVVNSRPIMGIDPMAVMVSQQTDSLQFQITAVQQEQQMAPLDSNFDFSDQSVYENRVVDIGYSDNQLGISMPMPAISSTSSGSQVVADRKRRRSDEMMEKTIERRQKRMIKNRESAARSRARKQAYTNELEHEVFHLRKTNSLLKMQKEMEMLLSSNPTPMPKYQLRRTSSGSF